The DNA region TGGCGACGAGCTTGGGCCTCCGGTTCTCGAGAGCGGCGGCGATCTGGGCGGGTTCGATGATGCGGCCCCATTCGGCCTCGACCTTCGTGACGGTGGCGCCGCAGCGGGTGGCCACCTCGGCCAGGCGGCCGCCAAAGACGCCATTGATGCCGACGATGACTTCGTCGCCGGGTTCGATGAGATTCGCGCAGCAGAATTCCATGCCAGCGCTGCCCGTGCCGCTCACCGGAAACGTCATGCGGTTCTTCGTTTGGAAGACCTCGCGAAGCATGGCCTTGATCTCCTCCATCATGTCGACGAAGGCGGGGTCGAGATGGCCGAGGAGGGGCTTCGCCATGGCCGCCAGCACGGAGGGCGCCGCCATGCTGGGGCCCGGACCAAGGAGCAGTCGGGACGGAGGGTGAAAAGGAGCGATGCTGGACATGCAACCATCGTTTCATTGCGAGGGGGCGATTGCAACGCCGCGCCCGGAGGAGTCCTTCGAATTACCCGGATAAGCGCCGCCGCGGGCCAGGTATTCGCGGACTGGGGCGAGTTGAGCGGAGTGGCCGGCGGAAGCCAAATGTCCACGCAACGGGTGGCGGCGCGTCGGCGTTCCCGCTATGCATGGGGCATGTCGAAAATCTGCCGCCTCCTTTCTGCCGGGTTGCTCGCGGCGACTCTGCTTGTCGGATGCGGCCGGCCGGCAGACCGGGCGGACCTGACTCTCATCAATGGCGCCGAGCCGGAATCGCTCGACCCGGCGGTGATCACCGGGCAACCCGAGGGACGCGTCGTGAATGCGCTGTTCGAGGGGCTCACCACCTTTGATCGAGGGGGGCGTGCGGTCCCGGGAGTGGCGGAATCGTGGACGATCTCGCCGGATGGGAAAACCTACATCTTCAAACTGCGGGCGGGCGCCAAATGGAGCGACGGTTCGCCGGTGACGGCGCTGGATTTCGTGCGCTCGTGGCGGCGGACGCTCGCTCCCGACACGGCGGCGTCCTACAATTACCAGCTTTTCTACGTGAAGAATGCGAAGGCGTTTGCCGACGGGAAGGTGACCGATTTTTCACAGGTCGGCGTGCGCGCACTCGACGACCGCACGCTCGAGGTGCAGCTCGAAAATCCTACGCCGTTCTTCCTCGACCTCTGCGCGACGCCGCCGCTTCAGCCGGTGCCGACGCGCGTGATCGAGAAATTCGGCGACGACTGGATCAAGCCCGGCCGCCTCGTGAACAACGGCGCCTACCTGCTCGAGGATTGGCGGATCAACGACCGCATCCGGCTGCGGAAGAATCCGAACTACTGGGACCGGGCAAACGTCGCGCTCGAGACGGTGGATGTGCTGCCGATTTCGAAAGCGAATGTCGCCTTCAATTTCTACGCGAGCGGGGAGGCGGACCTCATGCTCGACAAGGGGCTGGCGCCGCCGGCGCTGCTCGACGAATTGAAGAAGCGGCCGGACTTCCACGCGGCGCCGTTTCTCGCGGACTATTTTCTGCGGTTCAATTGCGCCGAAGGGCCGTTCCGCGACGAGCGGGTGCGTCACGCGTTCGCCATGGCCGTGGACAAGGAACGCATCGTCAAGAAGATCACGCGTGCCGGTGAAGTGCCGGCGGACTCGCTGGTGCCGCCGGGAATCGAAGGTTACCGGTCGCCGGCCGGCTTGCGTTACGACCCGACCGAGGCCTCGCGGTTGCTCGCGGAGGCGGGATTTCCGAACGGGAAGGGGTTTCCCCTCGTGCGGTATCTCTACAGCGAGAGCGAGCTCAACGAGGCGATCGCGGTGGAACTTCAGAACATGTGGAAACAGACTCTCGGCGTGCAGGTCGCGCTGACGCGGCAGGAGTGGAAGGTTTATCTGAATTCGATGAACCAGCTCGACTACGACATTTGCCGGTCGAGCTGGGTGGGGGACTACCCGGACCCCAATACGTTCCTCGACATGTTCCTGACGGGCGGCGGAAATAACCGCACGGGCTGGAGCAACGCGGCTTATGACGCGCTCATTGCGGAGGCGGCGACGGAGGCCGACCCGGCGAAGCGTTTTGCGACGCTCGCGCGAGCGGAGGAGTTGCTTGTCGTGCAGCAGGCGGTGATCTGCCCGCTGTATTTCTACGTGGGAATCCAGCTCTACGATCCGGCGCGGGTGTCGGGAATCGAGGCCAACGTGCTCGACGAGCATCCGCTGCGATTGATGCGGCGGAGGTAGGCGGCCTCGCAAGCCTAGACCGGCGCCGCGGTGCGGGTGAGCGCGGTCTGGAGGGCGTCGGGGCGCACCGGTTTCTGCAGGTAGTCGTTCATGCCGGCGGCGAGGCAGCGCGCGCGATCGTCGGGCATCGCGTCGGCGGTGAGCGCGATGATCGGGATTTCGTTGCCGAGTTCGCGAATCGCCCGGGTGGCGGCGAGGCCGTCCATTTCGGGCATCTGGATGTCCATGAGGATCGCGTCGAATTCGCCGGCCTTGATTGCATCCACGCATTCGGCGCCATTGGTCACGAGCGTGGGCAGGTAGCCCATGCCATCGAGCATCTTTTTGACGAGCTTGCGATTGATGGCGTTGTCGTCGGCGACCAGGATGCGCCGGCCGCGGGGATCGACGCTGGGTGGGGGCGCCGGCGGAGTGACGGGCTCGGACAGGGTCTTTGCGGCCGGAAGGCCTGCCAGCGGGCGCGGGATGGTGGCGCTGGCGAAGCGCGGTGCGGCGCGAAGGAGAGTCTCCGCGAGGACGGTGGTGTGGATGGGTTTGACGAGCCGGTGGAGGGCGTCGAACGGGCCGTGCGTGGCCACCGGGAGCTTGCCGGGCGGGCCCGCGAGAATGATGCCGCCGACGTTGCGCCGGGGCAGGTGGCGGAGGCGGTCGACGAGGCCGAGTCCGTCGATATCGGGCGGTGCGCAGTCGAGCAGCGCGACGTCGAACCGGCGATGCTCCGCGGCAAAGATGGCATCCCGGCCTCGGCCAAAGGCCTCGACCTGCAGGCCCCACGCTTTGAGCTGGCTGGAAAGCATGCGGCGCAGGCCGGAATTCTTTTCGACGAGGAGAACGCGCAGCCCTTCCAACGCGTGGAGGCCGGCGAGCGGAGCGGGCTGGTTCGCGGCGATGTCGAGCGGGATTTCGAACCAGAAGGTCGAGCCCGCTCCGGGCGTGCTTTCGAGGCCGATCGTGCCGCCCATGAGCGTGATGAGGCGCTTGCTGATCGCGAGGCCGAGGCCGGTGCCGCCATGCTTGCGGGTGGCGGAGCTGTCGGCCTGCGTGAAGGGGCGGAACAGCAGCGCCTGCTGGTCCGCCGGAATGCCGGGGCCGGTGTCGCGCACCTCGAAACGCAGCCGCGCAGAGGGCGGCGGGCGCAGGGAGACGATCTGGTCTTCGACCGGGGTGGGCAGGCGGCGCACGGTGATGACGACTTCGCCTTTCTCGGTGAATTTCACGGCGTTGCCGGCGAGATTCAGCAGAATCTGGCGGAGGCGGGCGCGGTCGCCGACGACGGCGAGGGGCGTGTCGAGAGCGATGTCGCCGTAGAGGTCGAGCCCGCGCGTGGTGGCGGGCGAAATGAGCACATCGAGCGTGTCCTCGATACAGCCGCGCAGGTCGAACGGCGCATTCTCGAGCTGCATGCCCTTGGCGTCCATTTTCGAGAAGTCGAGGATGTCGTTGAGCAGGTGAAGAAGGCTGTCGCCGCTGCTGCGAATGGTGTCGATGTAGTCGCGTTGCTGGGCGGAGAGCGGGGTGTCGAGCAGGAGGCGGGTGAAGCCGAGCACGGCATTGAGCGGCGTTCGAATTTCGTGGCTCATCACCGCCAGGAATTCGCTCTTCGCGCGATCCGCGGTCTCGGCAGCGTCGCGGGCGCTCACGAGGCGGGCTTCGAACTCCTTGGTGGCGGTGATGTCGGTCTGAATGGCGACAAGGCGATTGATCGAGCCGGCGTCGTCCTTGAGGGGCTGAAGTTCGAGATTCGTCCAGTAGGTCGAGCCGTCGAGATGGATGAGTTTAATCTCGGCGCGGCCGCCCTTGCCGTGCGTGGCGTCGTGAAAAAGCCCCTTCAGGTCCGCCTCGCCGGGCGCGCCCACAAAGAGCGAAAGGAGTGTCTTGCCCTCGGAATCCCGCCGCTCGACACCGGTGAGTCGACAGAAATTTGTGTTCGACCACTGGATGCGCCCCTCGGCGTCCATCAGACAGATCGCGTTATCGGTGCGACTGGCGATCAGCGCGAGCGCGGCGAGTTCCTCCTCTTCGTTCTTGAGGTCGGAAATGTCCTCGATGATGCAGTCGACCTTCTCCGGGCGCATGCGATCCGCCTCGACGGAGAAGGAGACGACCCCGCGTTCGCGAAACCAACGCCAGGCGCCGCTCTCGTGGCGGGCGCGGTAATCGAGTTCGTAGGTGCGGTTGTCAGACGTCGTGCGTGCTGTCGCGAAGCGGACGCGCCCCACGTCGTCGGGGTGGACGCGTTCCAGCCAGCTCTGGAAATCCGTGGGCATGCGCTCGATCGCGGTGCCGAGAATGCGTTTCACGTCGCCGTCCCAAAGAAGGTAGCCCGCCTCGAGGTCCCGATGCAGAACGACCTGGGCGAGCGCCTCGATCAGCCGGCTGTTGCGCTGTTCCAGCCATTCCTGGCCGCGCTTCGCCTCGCCACCCGTCGTTTCCGAGACGAGATGCGACGTGCGGATGTTGAAAAACATGAGGGCGACGCCGCCGCACGCGAGCACGGAAATACCGAGGCCGGTGCCGACCCACATCTTGAGATTCGAGAGTGCGGTCTCCTGCTCGACGCTGGAAAGGTCAGCCTCGAGAGCGGAATCGCTGCCGAGGGGAATGACGCCCGGTCGCCAGCGGCGGTAGCCGTCGTCGCTGGATTCTTCGGTGGCGGCGGGCTCCCGATTCTTCAACACCTGGAGAACCGCGGAATAGGCGGGGTCCTGGGTGTCCAGCGGAGTGCGCAGCGGAGTCGGGTCGACCGGCCGCTGCATCCCGACTTCCCCAGCAACCGTCTCGGTATCGAGGATGACGACCACTTTTCCGTTGTGAAGCTGGAACGTCCGGACGCGGCTTACGTCGGGGTATTTGCGGTGAAACCCGACAAGAATCGCGAGGGCTTTCTTGTGCAGAGGCGACCACATTTTCTCGTGCGCCGCGATTTCGTCGTGAAGGGCCGGGTCGAGCCCAAGCACCGCCGCGCGGGCGGAGTTGATGGCGTCGGTGCGAATCGCCTTGGAAAGCTGCCGTTCTCCGTAACGGCCCCCCATCCACACCGCGATGACGGCCAGCGTCGTCAGCACCACCCAGAGGATTACGGCCTCACGCGCCGGGGCGAAAGCCTGGGTAATCGTGGTGGACGGTGGTTGATTGGACATGGGTATGTCGCGTGCGTGACTAAATTTAATCAATTTGGATGGTTAGCCAAGCTAAGAGTGAATGGAAACAGGAGCGACACTTGACAGCGACCCGAGGGGTGGTCTCCAGTGGAAGCATGAATTGCAGAACGATTCTGGCCGGAATTCTGGGAGCCACGGCATTCGCGGGAGTGGCGGTGGCGGACATTGCAGGCAGTCTTTCCAGCAGCCAGCTCCAGCAGGTGAAGAGCGGGCAAATGGTCGTTACGCAGAAAGATATGCCGGGTGGCGTGTGGCCGCAGTTGACGGTTTACACTCTGGTGAAGGCGCCGGTGCAGACAATCGTCGACATGTTTCGCGACTACGCTCACGCACAGGATTTTCAGCCAAATCTCGTCTCGGCCAAGGTGACGTCGAAGCCAAGCCCGAATGTCTACGTCGTGGATTACACCTCGAAGATGCCGATCTTCGGCACAATGAGTTACACCGTGCAGAACACGTTCAACGAATCGGGCGGAAATGCGGATGTGACTTGGAAGCTCTTGAAGTCCCCAATGGCAGATATTTCCGATGGCTCTCTTCAGGTTGAGCCCTACGGGGATGGTTCGATCATGCGCTACACGAACTACGTAAAGCCGAAATCCTCCATCGCGATCGTCGCCAAGGGAGCGGCGCTCGGTGAAGTGAAGAACACGGTGGCTGCGCTGAAGGCCGAAGCCGAAAAGCGCGCCGGAAACTAGCCGCCGCTGGGTCTTTCCCGGCGCCGGCCTCTAGCGTGAGCGCAGCGTCAGGTTGCTGTGCTTGTTTCCGTTGAGCTTGCCGTGGAAATACCGGGATTTCTTTTGGGAACGGTCGCTCAGGCCAACGAATTTTCCGCGAAATTTTGCGCCTTTGCCGAGCTTGATGACCGCGTTCGCTTCGAAAGTGCCCTTGCGAGCCCGCACTTTCACTGGGCCGACCGAGCCGTGGATTCGGACCAGCGTGTATTCGATCAGGCGGCCATTTGCGGTGACTTGACGGGAGACCCAGCCCTTGAGGTTGCCATGGTTCGACACATGCACGTTCGACGACCGGTATCTCACGGAAACTCCCGCCGAGGAGGAGCGTCCGTTCACCTCATAACGTCCCTGGACAATCTTGCCCTGGCTGACCGGGATCGCCTGCAGGAGGGTGGGAGAAATCAGGGAAATGGCGAGGGCAAGAAGAACGGAGGAGGAGCGCATGGCCGTTTCTACCGGCGACTTGATGGTCCGTCAACCGGCGACCGGCGGGTTTTTCCCTGCAAACGGGCAAATTTTTCTTGTTGCACGCGTGCTCGGCACCCATAGTGTCCGGCTCTCATGCCCAAACAGATCGCACGCAGCAAGACACGAAAGGCTGTCGCGAAGCGCTTCAAAGTGACCGCTTCCGGCAAGGTTCTGCGCGCCCATGCTGGTCGGCGTCACCTCATGTCCAGCAAATCGGCCAAACGCAAGCGCAACCTTGCGAAGGCCGCGGTGGTGGATGTGACCGACGAGGCCCGCATCAAGCTGAACCTGCCTTTCGCCTAAACTCAACGATTCCGCGGTCTGCCCCCGCCAATGGTGGGGGATACGGAACAGACGAGGCCCGGAATCGCATTATAAACAGTCCGTTCCAAGGAGGCTCCGGTTGAAAGCCGGAGTTTAATGACACATGCCAAGAGCAACCAATGCTCCCGCCAGCCGCGAGCGCCGCAAGCGCGTCGTGGACGCCTCGAAGGGCTACCGCGGCCGCCGTTCCAAGCTCTTTCGCTATGCGAAGGATGCGCAGATGAAGGCCAAATACTGGGCCTATCGCGACCGCAAGACCCGCAAGCGCAGTTTCCGCGCCCTTTGGATCGCCCGTCTCAGCG from Chthoniobacterales bacterium includes:
- the rplT gene encoding 50S ribosomal protein L20, with product MPRATNAPASRERRKRVVDASKGYRGRRSKLFRYAKDAQMKAKYWAYRDRKTRKRSFRALWIARLSAAVRSEGLTYSRFIEGLKAANIGLDRKVLSDIAINDATAFSAIIAQVKSALESKKAA
- the rpmI gene encoding 50S ribosomal protein L35 → MPKQIARSKTRKAVAKRFKVTASGKVLRAHAGRRHLMSSKSAKRKRNLAKAAVVDVTDEARIKLNLPFA
- a CDS encoding response regulator, coding for MSNQPPSTTITQAFAPAREAVILWVVLTTLAVIAVWMGGRYGERQLSKAIRTDAINSARAAVLGLDPALHDEIAAHEKMWSPLHKKALAILVGFHRKYPDVSRVRTFQLHNGKVVVILDTETVAGEVGMQRPVDPTPLRTPLDTQDPAYSAVLQVLKNREPAATEESSDDGYRRWRPGVIPLGSDSALEADLSSVEQETALSNLKMWVGTGLGISVLACGGVALMFFNIRTSHLVSETTGGEAKRGQEWLEQRNSRLIEALAQVVLHRDLEAGYLLWDGDVKRILGTAIERMPTDFQSWLERVHPDDVGRVRFATARTTSDNRTYELDYRARHESGAWRWFRERGVVSFSVEADRMRPEKVDCIIEDISDLKNEEEELAALALIASRTDNAICLMDAEGRIQWSNTNFCRLTGVERRDSEGKTLLSLFVGAPGEADLKGLFHDATHGKGGRAEIKLIHLDGSTYWTNLELQPLKDDAGSINRLVAIQTDITATKEFEARLVSARDAAETADRAKSEFLAVMSHEIRTPLNAVLGFTRLLLDTPLSAQQRDYIDTIRSSGDSLLHLLNDILDFSKMDAKGMQLENAPFDLRGCIEDTLDVLISPATTRGLDLYGDIALDTPLAVVGDRARLRQILLNLAGNAVKFTEKGEVVITVRRLPTPVEDQIVSLRPPPSARLRFEVRDTGPGIPADQQALLFRPFTQADSSATRKHGGTGLGLAISKRLITLMGGTIGLESTPGAGSTFWFEIPLDIAANQPAPLAGLHALEGLRVLLVEKNSGLRRMLSSQLKAWGLQVEAFGRGRDAIFAAEHRRFDVALLDCAPPDIDGLGLVDRLRHLPRRNVGGIILAGPPGKLPVATHGPFDALHRLVKPIHTTVLAETLLRAAPRFASATIPRPLAGLPAAKTLSEPVTPPAPPPSVDPRGRRILVADDNAINRKLVKKMLDGMGYLPTLVTNGAECVDAIKAGEFDAILMDIQMPEMDGLAATRAIRELGNEIPIIALTADAMPDDRARCLAAGMNDYLQKPVRPDALQTALTRTAAPV
- a CDS encoding peptide ABC transporter substrate-binding protein; amino-acid sequence: MSTQRVAARRRSRYAWGMSKICRLLSAGLLAATLLVGCGRPADRADLTLINGAEPESLDPAVITGQPEGRVVNALFEGLTTFDRGGRAVPGVAESWTISPDGKTYIFKLRAGAKWSDGSPVTALDFVRSWRRTLAPDTAASYNYQLFYVKNAKAFADGKVTDFSQVGVRALDDRTLEVQLENPTPFFLDLCATPPLQPVPTRVIEKFGDDWIKPGRLVNNGAYLLEDWRINDRIRLRKNPNYWDRANVALETVDVLPISKANVAFNFYASGEADLMLDKGLAPPALLDELKKRPDFHAAPFLADYFLRFNCAEGPFRDERVRHAFAMAVDKERIVKKITRAGEVPADSLVPPGIEGYRSPAGLRYDPTEASRLLAEAGFPNGKGFPLVRYLYSESELNEAIAVELQNMWKQTLGVQVALTRQEWKVYLNSMNQLDYDICRSSWVGDYPDPNTFLDMFLTGGGNNRTGWSNAAYDALIAEAATEADPAKRFATLARAEELLVVQQAVICPLYFYVGIQLYDPARVSGIEANVLDEHPLRLMRRR